In Cololabis saira isolate AMF1-May2022 chromosome 4, fColSai1.1, whole genome shotgun sequence, one DNA window encodes the following:
- the sagb gene encoding S-arrestin b — protein sequence MSPKQVVFKKVSKDKAVTIYMAKRDFVDHVDFVDPVDGVIMIDPTQLKGKKVYVMLSCSFRYGRQDQDVMGASFRRDLFVVTRQVYPELQDKSQLTHSKGQKKLLDKLGANAYPFYLEFPDNLPCSISLQPGPTDEGKKCAVEFEVKAFTGENRDEKIDKQ from the exons ATGAGTCCCAAACAGGTCGTCTTCAAGAAGGTTTCCAAGGACAAGGCG GTAACCATCTACATGGCCAAGAGAGACTTTGTGGACCATGTTGACTTCGTGGATCCAGTCG ACGGCGTCATCATGATCGACCCGACGCAgctgaaaggaaagaaag TGTACGTGATGCTGTCCTGCTCGTTCCGCTACGGCCGGCAGGACCAGGACGTGATGGGCGCTTCCTTCCGGAGGGATCTGTTCGTGGTGACTCGGCAGGTTTACCCGGAACTGCAGGACAAGTCGCAGCTGACGCACAGCAAGGggcagaagaagctgctggacaAGCTGGGGGCGAACGCTTACCCCTTCTACCTGGAG TTTCCAGACAACCTGCCGTGTTCCATCAGCCTGCAGCCTGGACCTACTGATGAGGGGAAG AAATGTGCCGTGGAGTTTGAGGTTAAAGCTTTTACCGGAGAGAATCGGGACGAGAAGATCGACAAACAGTGA